The proteins below come from a single Dehalococcoidia bacterium genomic window:
- a CDS encoding helicase C-terminal domain-containing protein — translation MNDIFVSLDLETTGLDPVNDEIIEIGAVKFDRNGVIDTYQSMAKPSRPVPYRIQILTGITDRDLVKAPKLPVALNELVDFLGNATIIGQNIGFDLAFLAEQDVAPRGEVYDVFEMATIVMPALTDYRLATLAAELGVSSVQYHRALHDATAAKDVFLALLDKLRSLDPSIVAELDRIGASRDWPLGRLFHAVSDEKLGDVFSIAGEPALKIYELSKEKGERLRAKTEREKIDIDRMVLMLEDGGKLSKSLEGFECRKEQSAMARAVAEALNKSARLIVEAGTGTGKSIAYLLPSIIFASGNGMPVIVSTNTISLQEQLIGKDIPDLEKALGDVAFRCVQLKGRGNYLCMRRWNLHRRMRSLTREESGFMARILVWLAQTETGDRGELNMRREEQSLWSRVSAQSESCLGSQCPYQKRGQCFLYRARRMAEGAHIVVVNHALLLSDIVSESNILPSYRHLIIDEAHNLEEEATEQWGLEVGERDLRGYFDRLGQRDGGGRYGGLLFELAEHFRGSAVPLTRQHEIGEMAGDAYRIVEHGIDRASELFDALSKFVDVHARDGGGYERRLRITGAERQASEWRGVVLAAENMDMALQDIGGELGRLLAAVEPLDSMLDHDDIVTEIASAIYRGEEMRQGIGWICGGEEEDSICWLSAIEGRVTMHAAPLEVATVLERDLYENKECVVLTGATLSVDGGFGYIKNRLGFGDAREVMLGSPFDFEGAALLYIPDDIPEPGARGYQKAVAQALMDIGRAAEGRTLALFTSHSALRSSYESIRETLNGEDILVLAQGVDGSPRQLIRSLKEDSRTMLLGTSSFWEGVDIAGDSLSVLAIARLPFSVPTDPVFVSRSELFSDPFNEYAVPQAALKFKQGFGRLIRSKSDRGVVVILDSRVRSKKYGGVFLSSLPQCTVKSGHAERLAGEIRDWLYGG, via the coding sequence ATGAATGATATATTTGTTTCGCTTGACCTGGAGACTACGGGCCTCGATCCTGTCAACGACGAGATAATCGAGATCGGCGCGGTTAAGTTCGACCGCAACGGCGTCATCGACACTTACCAGTCAATGGCTAAGCCCTCGCGCCCTGTGCCTTACCGCATACAGATACTCACAGGCATAACCGACCGCGACCTTGTGAAGGCGCCAAAGCTGCCGGTCGCGCTGAATGAGCTGGTCGATTTCCTCGGCAACGCCACGATAATCGGACAGAACATAGGGTTCGACCTGGCGTTCCTGGCGGAGCAGGACGTTGCGCCGCGCGGAGAGGTCTACGATGTTTTCGAGATGGCGACCATCGTGATGCCGGCGCTGACCGATTACCGACTGGCTACACTGGCTGCCGAGTTGGGCGTATCGTCCGTGCAGTATCACCGCGCGCTGCATGACGCCACGGCCGCCAAGGACGTATTCCTGGCGCTGCTTGATAAGCTGCGCTCTTTAGACCCGTCGATCGTCGCCGAGCTGGACCGCATCGGCGCGAGCCGGGACTGGCCGCTCGGACGCCTCTTTCACGCCGTGTCGGATGAGAAACTCGGCGACGTTTTCTCCATCGCCGGAGAGCCCGCGTTGAAGATATATGAGCTCTCAAAAGAGAAAGGTGAGCGGCTGCGCGCCAAAACGGAACGCGAGAAGATCGACATCGATCGTATGGTGCTCATGCTGGAGGACGGCGGGAAATTATCGAAATCCTTGGAAGGTTTCGAGTGCCGCAAAGAGCAGTCGGCTATGGCGCGGGCCGTGGCCGAGGCGCTTAACAAGAGCGCGCGTCTCATCGTGGAGGCGGGCACGGGCACGGGAAAATCGATCGCTTATTTATTGCCGTCGATCATTTTTGCTTCCGGCAACGGGATGCCCGTCATCGTATCGACCAACACCATAAGCCTGCAGGAGCAGCTTATAGGGAAGGACATACCGGATTTGGAGAAGGCCCTGGGCGATGTGGCTTTCCGCTGCGTGCAGCTCAAGGGACGGGGCAACTACCTCTGCATGCGGCGCTGGAATCTGCACAGGCGGATGCGCTCGCTGACGCGGGAGGAGTCCGGATTCATGGCCCGTATACTTGTCTGGCTGGCGCAGACGGAGACCGGCGACCGCGGCGAACTCAACATGAGGAGAGAGGAGCAGTCGCTATGGAGCCGCGTCAGCGCCCAATCGGAAAGCTGCCTGGGATCTCAGTGCCCTTATCAGAAGCGCGGGCAATGCTTCCTTTACCGGGCCAGGCGCATGGCGGAGGGCGCCCATATTGTAGTGGTGAACCACGCGCTGCTGCTTTCCGACATCGTCTCGGAAAGCAATATCCTGCCCTCGTATCGCCACCTCATAATTGATGAAGCCCACAACCTGGAGGAGGAAGCCACGGAGCAATGGGGGCTGGAAGTAGGAGAACGTGACCTTCGGGGCTATTTCGACCGGCTGGGGCAGCGCGACGGCGGAGGGCGCTACGGCGGCCTGCTGTTTGAGCTGGCCGAGCATTTCAGGGGCAGCGCCGTGCCGCTGACACGCCAGCACGAGATCGGGGAGATGGCCGGAGACGCTTACCGGATCGTAGAGCATGGGATCGACCGCGCATCAGAGTTATTCGACGCCCTGTCGAAATTCGTGGACGTTCACGCGAGAGACGGCGGCGGCTACGAGCGGCGCCTGCGCATAACCGGGGCGGAGCGCCAGGCTTCGGAGTGGCGGGGTGTCGTCCTGGCCGCGGAGAACATGGATATGGCTTTGCAAGATATAGGCGGCGAACTGGGGCGACTGCTGGCCGCCGTCGAGCCGCTGGATAGTATGCTGGACCACGACGACATTGTCACGGAGATAGCTTCCGCGATATACCGCGGAGAGGAAATGCGGCAGGGGATAGGCTGGATCTGCGGCGGGGAAGAAGAGGACAGCATATGCTGGCTCTCCGCCATCGAGGGGCGCGTCACCATGCACGCGGCTCCGCTGGAGGTGGCTACGGTGCTGGAACGGGATTTATATGAGAACAAGGAATGTGTAGTGTTGACCGGAGCCACTTTGAGCGTCGATGGCGGCTTCGGTTATATCAAGAATCGATTGGGCTTCGGCGATGCCAGGGAGGTGATGCTCGGCTCACCGTTCGACTTCGAGGGAGCCGCGCTTTTATACATACCCGACGATATCCCGGAGCCGGGCGCGCGCGGTTACCAGAAGGCCGTGGCGCAGGCGCTGATGGATATCGGCCGCGCCGCGGAGGGGAGAACGCTGGCCCTTTTCACATCGCACTCCGCCCTGCGTTCCAGCTATGAATCGATTCGGGAAACGCTTAACGGGGAGGATATCCTTGTCCTGGCGCAGGGAGTGGATGGCTCGCCGCGCCAGTTGATCAGGTCGCTCAAGGAGGATTCACGAACCATGCTGCTGGGCACCTCCAGCTTCTGGGAAGGGGTCGATATAGCGGGGGACTCGCTGAGCGTGTTAGCGATAGCCAGGCTTCCGTTCAGCGTGCCCACGGACCCGGTCTTTGTATCGCGCTCCGAGCTTTTCAGCGATCCTTTCAACGAATACGCAGTACCGCAGGCGGCGCTGAAGTTCAAACAGGGATTCGGACGTCTCATCAGGAGCAAGAGCGACCGCGGCGTGGTCGTCATCCTCGACAGCAGGGTGCGGTCGAAGAAATACGGCGGAGTGTTCCTTTCGTCGCTGCCGCAATGCACCGTTAAGTCCGGACATGCGGAGCGACTGGCGGGGGAGATCAGGGACTGGCTGTACGGGGGCTAG
- the rnc gene encoding ribonuclease III, giving the protein MEDITELKNTLQVPFREPVLLQQALVHRSYLNENPDFELQSNERLEFLGDSMLGVVIAEKLYREHRDLPEGDLTKLRSALVRRETLARIARQRLKLDNYIYLGRGEESNSGRARQSILADALEAVIGAVFLDQGFDACRDLILRLYDGEIEKAADTVLNADFKSRLQEIVQSRCREVPEYRVISAEGPDHAREFIVEVLIGGRVLGKGKGSSKREAEQGAARAALEAGP; this is encoded by the coding sequence TTGGAAGACATCACAGAACTGAAAAACACGCTGCAGGTTCCTTTTCGCGAGCCCGTTCTGCTGCAACAGGCGCTGGTGCACCGTTCGTATCTCAACGAGAATCCGGATTTCGAACTGCAATCGAACGAAAGGCTCGAGTTTCTGGGCGACTCGATGCTGGGAGTCGTCATCGCCGAGAAGCTGTACCGCGAACATCGCGATCTACCGGAAGGCGACTTGACCAAGCTCAGGTCGGCGCTTGTTCGGAGAGAAACGCTGGCGCGCATAGCAAGACAGCGTCTCAAGCTGGACAACTACATTTACCTGGGACGCGGCGAAGAATCCAATAGCGGTCGCGCCAGGCAGTCGATACTGGCCGACGCTCTGGAGGCGGTTATCGGCGCCGTCTTCCTGGATCAGGGATTCGATGCCTGCCGCGACCTGATACTGAGGCTGTACGATGGCGAGATAGAGAAGGCTGCCGACACCGTCCTGAACGCGGACTTTAAGTCGCGGCTGCAGGAGATCGTGCAGTCGAGGTGCCGCGAAGTGCCTGAATACCGCGTTATCAGCGCGGAGGGGCCGGATCATGCCAGGGAATTCATCGTTGAGGTGCTCATAGGCGGCAGGGTTTTGGGCAAGGGAAAGGGGAGCAGTAAGCGCGAGGCGGAGCAGGGGGCAGCCAGGGCCGCACTGGAAGCCGGACCTTAG
- a CDS encoding enoyl-CoA hydratase-related protein → MAYETITLKKDSHIATLTMNRPDKMNALTRKMLLEMVEAVADVAQDRDIRVMILTGAGKVFCSGADISGGGWESGLAGTPNELHYNIRTSYQRVALGLQSMDKPTIAMVNGAAVGAGCDFAFACDMRVGCDRSKFRNSFVKVGLIPGGGGAWFYTRLLGLGRGLEFMFTGDFLEAEEALRIGVLNKLVPGDKLEAATMELAGKIASNPPLAVQMSKKLAYKALETDLETALDFAATCQALALSSEDHREGVNAFMEKRDPTFNGK, encoded by the coding sequence ATGGCTTACGAAACCATTACGTTAAAAAAAGACTCCCACATCGCCACTCTCACCATGAACCGTCCTGACAAGATGAACGCTTTAACCAGGAAGATGCTGCTTGAGATGGTTGAGGCCGTCGCCGATGTGGCACAGGACAGGGATATCAGGGTAATGATACTCACGGGCGCGGGCAAGGTCTTCTGCTCCGGCGCCGATATCAGCGGGGGAGGATGGGAGAGCGGGCTTGCCGGTACTCCCAACGAGCTGCACTACAACATACGCACCAGCTACCAGAGAGTCGCTCTGGGCTTACAATCGATGGACAAGCCGACCATAGCTATGGTCAACGGCGCCGCAGTAGGCGCGGGCTGCGATTTCGCCTTCGCCTGCGACATGAGGGTCGGCTGCGACAGGTCGAAGTTCAGGAACAGCTTCGTGAAGGTCGGACTCATTCCGGGCGGCGGCGGAGCATGGTTCTATACTCGCCTGCTCGGTCTCGGCCGCGGACTTGAATTCATGTTCACGGGGGATTTCCTTGAAGCGGAGGAGGCATTGCGCATCGGCGTGCTGAACAAACTCGTCCCCGGCGATAAGCTGGAAGCCGCCACCATGGAGCTGGCCGGGAAGATCGCATCGAACCCGCCGCTGGCCGTACAAATGTCAAAGAAGCTGGCCTACAAGGCGCTCGAGACGGACCTGGAGACGGCTCTGGACTTTGCGGCCACGTGCCAGGCGCTGGCGCTGAGCTCAGAGGATCACCGCGAGGGAGTCAACGCTTTCATGGAGAAGCGGGACCCTACATTTAATGGCAAGTAA
- a CDS encoding ribose-phosphate pyrophosphokinase: protein MIDELKVFTGNAHPALAKGICDYLKIPLGKSEVFEFANENTFVKILENVRERDIFVVQPVCAPVNTRLMELLIMLDALRRASAGRITAVMPYYGYSRTDKKDQPRVPITARLVADMISVAGADRVLTVDLHAAQIQGFFTIPVDELTALTLLADYIKSKKLKDMVVVATDIGITKHARDLAAKLNTPLVIIEKRRAGNDDNAELLNIIGEVEDKTAILIDDEIDTAGSLVTAVNALTKAGASGVYSLCTHPVFSGPAIERISKCAVKEVVVTDTIPVPTQKRNGKITVLSIAELLGEAIRRIHAGESIGAMFQD from the coding sequence TTGATCGACGAACTAAAGGTTTTTACCGGTAACGCGCACCCCGCTCTGGCTAAGGGTATCTGCGATTATCTAAAAATACCTTTAGGCAAGTCCGAGGTCTTCGAGTTCGCCAACGAAAACACGTTCGTCAAGATACTGGAGAACGTCCGCGAGCGGGACATTTTTGTAGTACAGCCGGTATGTGCCCCGGTGAACACGAGGCTCATGGAGCTGCTTATTATGCTCGATGCGTTAAGGCGGGCCTCGGCCGGGCGCATCACCGCGGTCATGCCGTATTACGGCTACAGCCGCACCGATAAGAAGGACCAGCCGCGCGTGCCCATAACCGCGCGTCTGGTGGCCGACATGATAAGCGTCGCCGGCGCCGACAGGGTGCTCACCGTCGACCTGCATGCGGCGCAGATACAGGGCTTCTTCACCATCCCCGTCGACGAACTCACCGCGCTTACGCTCCTCGCCGACTACATCAAGTCCAAGAAGCTGAAGGATATGGTGGTAGTGGCCACCGACATCGGCATCACCAAGCACGCCCGCGACCTTGCCGCCAAGCTCAACACGCCGCTGGTCATCATCGAGAAACGCAGGGCGGGCAACGACGATAATGCGGAGCTGCTTAACATAATCGGTGAGGTCGAAGATAAGACCGCCATCCTCATCGATGACGAGATCGACACCGCGGGCTCCCTCGTCACAGCTGTCAACGCCCTTACCAAGGCTGGAGCGAGCGGGGTTTACTCCCTGTGCACGCATCCGGTATTCTCCGGCCCGGCCATAGAGCGCATCTCCAAATGCGCCGTCAAGGAAGTGGTGGTCACCGATACGATCCCTGTCCCGACACAGAAACGCAACGGCAAGATCACGGTTCTCTCGATAGCGGAACTTCTGGGCGAGGCCATACGCCGCATCCACGCCGGCGAATCCATCGGCGCCATGTTCCAGGATTAG
- a CDS encoding DUF2007 domain-containing protein, with product MGERLVDVYIASGEVEAYIIKGKLEAAGIASILRSNAARSVHMFTVDGMGAIRVAVNESMADEARRIIEDESYSLEEGEDVSGE from the coding sequence ATGGGCGAGAGACTGGTTGATGTCTATATCGCCTCGGGAGAGGTGGAAGCCTATATCATCAAGGGCAAGCTGGAGGCCGCCGGCATCGCTAGCATTCTAAGATCCAACGCGGCACGGTCGGTGCATATGTTTACCGTCGATGGCATGGGCGCGATACGGGTCGCAGTCAACGAATCCATGGCCGACGAGGCGCGGCGGATAATCGAGGATGAGTCGTATTCGTTAGAGGAAGGGGAGGACGTGTCTGGTGAATAG
- the secA gene encoding preprotein translocase subunit SecA, whose amino-acid sequence MFKKLLGGLLDSNEKVVKRFEPTVEEINSLEPQFQALSDEQLRGKTDEFRKRLAGGEELDDILPEAFAAVREAARRTIKQRHFDVQLIGGIVLHQGRIAEMKTGEGKTLVATLPTYLNALDINDEWIEKAQELQGGDPAGWRFKPYGLYRGESGVEEWRLIDTYTSDTTAVGMGVPRKILQVSRGVHVVTVNDYLSKRDSYWMGPVYNSLGLSVGTIQHESSFLFDPGYESEDKTWPHLRPVKRREAYEADITYGTNNEFGFDYLRDNMVVDLSQCVQRELNFAIVDEVDYILIDEARTPLIISGPAPEASDKYPVFARVAAAIEQGKDYEIEERERSVKLTDEGMSRVEGLLKAEGLLRSPDLYDPSNAMLMYYLESALKARVLFKRDREYVVRNGQVIIVDEFTGRMMPGRRYSEGLHQAIEAKEGVKVQRENMTMATITFQNYFRMYNKLAGMTGTAITEAEEFHKIYKLDAVVIPTNKPLARQDHSDFIYQNEEAKFRAVTEEIKKLNSDGKPVLVGTVSIEKSEHLAEMLMRKGVKHEVLNAKNHEKEAVIVAQAGRVGAVTVATNMAGRGVDIILGGNPEGREQSDWQQEHDKVVGLGGLHIIGTERHEARRIDNQLRGRAGRQGDPGYSRFYVSLEDDIVKRFGGERVKGVMERFKFDEDVPIENSMVSKAIESSQTKIEGYNFDIRKHLVEYDDVVNAHREVIYSERRKILSGADVRANIISMVTQEIKNICGVYLSKGAEETDAAAFLKEIGTVMPPPPELNAAAVKQMDKAAVEERLIKHIDDVYAQREREFGADKMRLLERLIMLRMIDRAWVEHLTQMEQMRQSAGLEAMGQRDPLVIYKQRGHSTFEAMTAGIEHDVATTIFRVKIEEKPAQSKITQSPMAQAAKRPEQAREDKRTPGRNDPCPCGSGKKYKKCCGQNK is encoded by the coding sequence ATGTTTAAGAAATTACTGGGCGGATTGCTGGATTCCAACGAGAAGGTAGTTAAACGCTTCGAACCCACGGTCGAGGAGATCAACTCGCTCGAACCGCAGTTCCAGGCGCTGTCGGATGAGCAGCTGCGCGGCAAGACGGACGAGTTCCGCAAGAGGCTCGCCGGCGGCGAGGAGCTCGACGACATCCTCCCCGAGGCCTTCGCCGCCGTGCGCGAGGCGGCCAGGCGCACGATAAAGCAGCGCCACTTCGACGTACAGCTCATCGGCGGCATCGTTCTGCACCAGGGACGCATCGCCGAGATGAAAACCGGTGAAGGCAAGACCCTCGTCGCCACATTGCCGACCTATCTGAACGCGCTGGACATTAACGATGAGTGGATCGAGAAAGCTCAGGAGTTGCAGGGCGGGGACCCGGCCGGTTGGCGTTTCAAACCGTACGGCCTCTATCGAGGCGAGAGCGGCGTTGAGGAGTGGCGGTTGATCGACACTTACACGAGCGATACCACTGCGGTCGGCATGGGCGTTCCTAGAAAAATCTTACAGGTCTCCCGCGGCGTGCATGTGGTCACGGTCAACGACTACCTCTCAAAGCGCGATAGTTATTGGATGGGCCCTGTATACAACTCGCTGGGCCTGTCGGTGGGCACCATACAGCACGAGTCGTCATTCTTGTTCGATCCCGGATATGAGTCGGAGGACAAGACCTGGCCGCACCTGCGTCCGGTGAAGCGGCGCGAGGCCTACGAGGCGGACATCACCTACGGCACCAACAACGAGTTCGGCTTCGACTACCTTCGCGACAATATGGTCGTCGATCTCTCGCAGTGCGTTCAGCGCGAGCTGAACTTCGCCATCGTAGACGAGGTCGACTACATCCTCATCGACGAGGCGCGCACCCCGCTCATCATCAGCGGCCCGGCGCCCGAGGCCTCGGATAAGTACCCCGTGTTCGCCAGGGTCGCCGCCGCTATCGAACAGGGCAAGGATTACGAGATAGAGGAGCGCGAGCGGTCGGTGAAGCTCACCGACGAGGGCATGTCCCGCGTAGAGGGGCTGCTCAAGGCGGAGGGCCTGCTGCGGAGCCCCGATCTATACGATCCATCCAACGCCATGCTCATGTACTATCTGGAGAGCGCGCTCAAGGCGCGCGTCCTGTTCAAGCGCGACCGCGAATACGTCGTCCGTAACGGCCAGGTGATCATCGTCGATGAGTTCACCGGTCGCATGATGCCGGGACGCCGCTACTCGGAAGGCCTGCACCAGGCCATCGAGGCCAAGGAGGGCGTCAAGGTACAGCGCGAGAACATGACCATGGCCACCATCACCTTCCAGAACTACTTCCGCATGTACAACAAGCTGGCCGGCATGACGGGCACGGCCATCACCGAGGCCGAGGAATTTCACAAGATTTACAAGCTCGATGCTGTCGTAATACCTACAAACAAACCTCTGGCAAGGCAGGACCACTCCGATTTCATCTACCAGAACGAAGAGGCCAAGTTCCGCGCCGTGACCGAGGAGATCAAGAAGCTCAATTCCGATGGCAAGCCCGTGCTGGTCGGAACAGTGTCAATCGAGAAGTCAGAGCACCTCGCCGAGATGCTCATGCGCAAGGGCGTGAAGCACGAGGTGCTCAACGCCAAGAACCATGAGAAGGAGGCGGTCATCGTGGCGCAGGCCGGGCGCGTCGGCGCGGTCACCGTGGCCACCAACATGGCCGGACGCGGCGTCGATATTATCCTCGGCGGCAACCCCGAGGGCCGCGAGCAAAGCGACTGGCAGCAGGAGCACGATAAAGTCGTCGGTCTAGGCGGGCTGCATATCATCGGCACCGAGCGCCACGAGGCGCGGCGCATCGACAACCAGCTGCGCGGCCGCGCCGGACGCCAGGGCGACCCCGGCTATAGCCGCTTTTACGTGTCGCTGGAGGATGACATTGTAAAGCGCTTCGGCGGTGAGCGCGTCAAGGGCGTCATGGAGCGCTTCAAGTTCGACGAGGACGTTCCGATAGAGAACTCCATGGTGAGCAAGGCCATCGAGAGCTCGCAAACCAAGATCGAGGGCTACAACTTCGATATCAGAAAACACCTCGTGGAATACGACGACGTGGTCAACGCGCATCGCGAGGTCATCTACAGTGAGCGCCGCAAGATTCTCAGCGGCGCCGATGTCAGGGCCAATATCATATCGATGGTGACCCAGGAGATAAAGAACATCTGCGGCGTGTACCTGTCGAAGGGCGCGGAGGAGACCGATGCCGCCGCCTTCCTCAAAGAGATCGGCACCGTAATGCCCCCACCCCCGGAGCTGAACGCCGCCGCCGTCAAGCAGATGGACAAAGCCGCCGTCGAGGAGCGGCTGATAAAGCACATCGACGATGTATACGCCCAGCGCGAACGGGAGTTCGGCGCGGATAAGATGAGGTTGCTGGAGCGCCTGATCATGCTGCGCATGATAGACCGGGCCTGGGTGGAGCACCTCACGCAGATGGAGCAGATGCGCCAGTCCGCGGGCCTTGAGGCCATGGGCCAGCGCGACCCGCTGGTCATCTACAAGCAGCGCGGCCACTCCACGTTCGAGGCTATGACCGCGGGCATAGAGCACGACGTCGCGACAACTATCTTCAGGGTAAAGATCGAGGAGAAGCCCGCGCAGTCGAAGATAACGCAGTCTCCCATGGCGCAGGCAGCCAAGCGCCCCGAGCAGGCCAGGGAGGACAAGCGCACCCCCGGCCGCAACGACCCGTGCCCCTGCGGAAGCGGGAAGAAATACAAGAAGTGCTGCGGACAGAATAAATAA
- a CDS encoding helix-hairpin-helix domain-containing protein, with protein sequence MTNAEIAKVFDEIADLLEMKGENQFKIRAYRQAARTIKKLPVEVERMVSNREDLEEIPGIGDAIAAKIEDLVKTGYVKAHDELKAQFPQGILDILNIPGVGPKTTLRLYTELGVKTVAELEQAVREGRVAGMQRVGEKNARKILEAIESGEKRHSC encoded by the coding sequence ATGACCAACGCCGAAATCGCTAAAGTGTTCGACGAGATAGCTGACCTCCTTGAGATGAAGGGGGAGAATCAGTTCAAGATTCGTGCCTACCGCCAGGCGGCGCGCACCATCAAGAAGCTGCCCGTGGAAGTTGAGCGCATGGTGAGTAACAGGGAAGACCTGGAGGAGATACCCGGCATCGGCGATGCCATAGCCGCCAAGATAGAAGATTTGGTCAAGACCGGGTACGTCAAGGCGCACGATGAGCTCAAAGCGCAGTTCCCGCAGGGGATACTGGATATTTTGAATATACCGGGCGTCGGGCCCAAAACTACGCTGCGGCTGTACACTGAGCTCGGGGTCAAGACCGTAGCCGAGCTGGAGCAGGCCGTTCGCGAGGGGCGGGTAGCTGGGATGCAGCGGGTGGGAGAGAAAAACGCCCGGAAGATTCTGGAAGCGATAGAGTCGGGCGAGAAGAGGCATAGTTGTTAG
- the arsM gene encoding arsenite methyltransferase, with product MDSNKEKLIKSTVRELYGQIAAQHTSCCQPPDEASSCCCGGETEDISNAILLYSSEELAAISTDIPSLGCGNPIALSELKPGETVLDLGSGGGLDCFLAANNVGPKGRVIGLDMTPEMIKLARMNADKMGVKNVEFRLGEMEHMPVDSESVDVIISNCVINLSPDKDVVFKEAFRVLKPGGRLCVSDMVTHGELPESVRQDMTQWACCIGGAIDEKAYLQKIREAGFNKPVVVETRGDSAPGSCCGGNSIIASIAVKAFKPK from the coding sequence ATGGACTCAAATAAAGAGAAACTTATCAAATCAACCGTGCGCGAGCTCTACGGCCAGATAGCGGCGCAGCACACCTCATGCTGCCAGCCGCCCGATGAGGCTTCAAGCTGTTGTTGCGGCGGCGAAACCGAGGATATCAGCAACGCCATCCTGCTGTATTCCAGTGAGGAACTGGCGGCCATATCAACGGACATCCCCTCCCTCGGTTGCGGCAATCCCATCGCCCTGTCCGAGCTCAAACCGGGGGAGACAGTGCTCGACCTCGGAAGCGGGGGAGGCTTGGACTGCTTCCTCGCGGCCAATAATGTCGGGCCCAAGGGACGGGTTATCGGGTTGGACATGACGCCGGAGATGATTAAGCTGGCGCGGATGAACGCCGACAAGATGGGCGTCAAGAACGTCGAGTTCCGCCTTGGCGAGATGGAGCACATGCCGGTCGACAGCGAATCAGTCGATGTCATCATATCGAACTGTGTAATCAATCTCTCGCCGGACAAAGACGTCGTGTTCAAAGAGGCCTTCCGCGTGCTCAAGCCCGGCGGCAGGCTGTGCGTCTCCGATATGGTAACCCACGGCGAGCTGCCGGAATCGGTGCGTCAGGACATGACGCAATGGGCCTGCTGCATAGGCGGCGCCATCGACGAGAAAGCATATCTGCAGAAAATCCGCGAAGCGGGATTCAATAAGCCTGTTGTTGTCGAGACCAGGGGTGACAGCGCCCCGGGAAGCTGCTGCGGCGGCAATTCGATCATAGCCAGCATTGCGGTCAAAGCCTTCAAACCGAAGTAA
- a CDS encoding HgcAB-associated protein — MSNKKQCCESMAGNCFKVDSVISVDDRGQMVLPKEVRDKAKIRPGDKLALVSWEKDGEVCCLALIKASEIAGMVKDMLGPMMKEIAR, encoded by the coding sequence ATGTCAAATAAAAAACAATGCTGCGAATCTATGGCGGGCAACTGCTTTAAGGTAGATTCCGTAATCAGCGTTGATGACAGGGGCCAGATGGTGCTTCCCAAAGAGGTGCGAGATAAAGCAAAAATACGCCCCGGTGACAAGCTGGCCTTAGTAAGCTGGGAAAAGGACGGAGAAGTGTGCTGTCTCGCTTTAATAAAGGCCAGCGAGATCGCAGGAATGGTGAAGGACATGCTTGGCCCGATGATGAAAGAGATAGCTAGATAA